CTCTCTCGCTAGTCAACACAAACAAACCATTCTCGGCACAAAGGGATCGGCGAATCAGGCTGCCTCGCTCAGCGAACACAATGGCTGTTTGCACATTTACAGTCCCGAGCACATTGCACAGCCCTTTTGTAACACGCCAGCTGTGGTTTTAAGCAATTTCCTCTGTCTTTAGCGTCGATTTCAGTGTTTAATAAGCCGTGTTTTCTTTTTCACCCCGTATACAATCGCTTACCAGCTGCTGCAGAGTTGGGCAAAACGTCATCGCTTGTGAGTGTTGTACGTCAACAAGGAcgttgcaaacttttttttttttttatcatctacAATTTAGAAATCCAAACTTCAAACTAAATCACTATCCACTGTGTAAACAACACGTATATAGTTTTAAATAATTATGTCAAGGCAGTATGGAAGTTTTCAATTCTCAGACCCATTTTGCTAATAAAGTATGTGTTGGGGATTCAGTGGCTTCTGCCCCTTTGAAAATACTAACCAAAAATAAGGTCCTGTACTATTCTGTATTATGTATTGCAGTATACTACAATAAACTAGTGTTTTTGGACGCTACTATTCATATGGGTGCACTGTGTACAATGGTTTAAAATGTGCAACaagactcgaaccggcgacctccaggctatagggcgcatcctgcgctccacTCGATGTGCaaatatgattatttatttatttatttatttatttattttatcgaAGGTAATATTTATAATTGgtatttgaattaaaataaaaaaaatattttggatttgtaatgttttattgaatatttTGAAACATaacaccacaacaacaacaacaacacatgtTATAAAGGTATCATttgatgtatataaaaaaaaaggtctaagcaaaagataattaaaataacTGGGTCTAACTTGGCCCCCTATtttaaaagttttgctttttttaatgaaagtggTGATGGGTTTTTAATTATCCATATCCAAATACTACAAGATATGGATCTGGACCCAAATGGCTGTCAGAAGAAAGATACAGACTTAAGTTTATGatcttttatttctctctcttaATAGCTAATAAAAGCAAATTCACTATCTTATAAAACACCAGGGTCATGGCAATAGCAATTAATTTTCTGATTCCTCATCACTGTCGCTCCACGTGCAGTGTGCAATGTGCTCGTAGTGCCGTCCTGAATCTAAGACAGGCCAGTTAATGACAGGGCTATTGGGTGAGGAATGAGCAGACCCACACTGCGAGGCGGTGCTGTCTGATCCTTTTGCAGATGCATTGAAGCTCTGCAAGTTTGGTGAATTGGCCCTGCAGCTCTTTGCTCCTGGTGGACTGACCATGCTGGGCTCTGCTGGAGAGACTGGGTCTGACGTGTTGATGGCTTCAAAGTAGGTGTGCATCAAGTTCATCAGCTTCTCATAGGTCACAGGACTGGATGATGACCTCAGATGTGGGCTGTGGTCTTCAACCTCCCTCTCGCTTTCCATTTCCTGAAAATCATTGGAAGTTTTTGCAGAATTGCTGCTGTCTTTGATTGCCCTACAGGTAGGAATTGTTCTTTCAGGAGCAGTCCCCAAGTCACTTGAACTCCAGTTATCATCAGAGGGCTCTTGTGGCATTACCTTTCTGACTGTTGACATTCCATGAAAACCAGGTAGCCTGTAAGTTTGCGTacctataaaaaacaaacacaatacagtaACGGTCATTCCTCTGTCAAGAGTCACGCGCTTGTTACAGAATGTGTAACCTTAGTCAAATATAACTTCAAAACACCCAATCAGATTTCTAAGGTACAACTTTAAGAAGTGTTTCTGTTTGTGCTATCTTCAGTTCACGCTACCACACAGTACAGTTTTGTCTTTCTACCGCAGTTTGCTCATGAAAGATCAAGATAACAAGTTGGTTAAAAGGTTTCTTATTAATCACTTTCCTCGTGCTGTATTTAATTTCTCACCAGTTTAACTCTTTCAAGTTAAACAAAGGGGTCTAGGAAAAGTAACTCAATTAAAAAAGTCATATTTCACTCAACACAACAAACCAGTTAACCCAATCTCGGGTATGTTCCTGCATAACGCTTGCATGTAGTATTTTCACATTAACATTATAGTTGGGTTGTCTTTTTTCAAATCTACATTGAGTAAATATCACAGTAAACATGGAATCaaggattttaaaacaaaactgaaaatgcTGGCAGTTTTGTGTACTCAACAGTTTCCCAACACCTCCATGGACAGATCTCTATGTACAGGTGCAGTAGCTAGAATTCAATAGGAAAACATATTTCATTAGagcaaatccattttttttaaaatctgaattTACAATTATGAAATAAAGTGTACAattaaatataacaaaacaagTACAATGCTAaagtacacaaaaaataaataacaagctACCTGCTTTTTGCCACTGAGAAGCCATTTCTGTATTTGTGCCTGGCATGGGCTGTTTGGCAGAGCTGGGTGTTGCAGTAGACGGTTTGTAACTCTGTATGACTGAAGAGGTTGCTGGTTGTGCATTTGGTTTGCTTGCTGGAGCATTGGATGATCTTCCGCTTTGTTTTGAGTACTCCtggttttccaaaaaaaaaaaaacgaaacaagaGAACATTAAGAGACACATTCttttatgatggtgaccaaaagGTCTGTAGACAGCATGAGATAGATGTAAATACAGTGCTCCACCTTTACtaggcagccctttatactgcagaagaGGTTAGAAGGCTGGTACAGTCAAGGCTCCtgtttgccccataatgccattccactcgTATTCATAtttaaggcagaacacaaatagaaCATCCTCTTAACTATGGCTGAACTTTTTATGTATCACACAAACTAAGATTGTACTCTGGaactacttttaaacagtgtttttttttttttttttgaattcaGAATTGTGCTGCATGTTGCATGGGTTGACATCTATATAAAAATCCTTGATTTCTCACACGAGATGTGTAATTTACACAAAGGGGGAGGTAGAGTGATCAAatcttctttaaataactcatgatgTATGGCCTA
The Acipenser ruthenus chromosome 10, fAciRut3.2 maternal haplotype, whole genome shotgun sequence DNA segment above includes these coding regions:
- the LOC117403736 gene encoding uncharacterized protein LOC117403736 isoform X3, encoding MTANLVEPGGEKRQRELEPDIQSIGKRLRRGVLAPPERILGTPPAGDRMRGITVPGLREEDLLYHSRRDDESSSNPSIVVRSSLNCGVSLCLNGGTCVPNPVSSLGFFCMCIPSRAGEFCEKSVGGVISYSALALIITGVILILILVLVSCCAIFGLYIKERDRLIRSLMEKGSALGFCSGERPTSQPLNPVSQSHLREHQEYSKQSGRSSNAPASKPNAQPATSSVIQSYKPSTATPSSAKQPMPGTNTEMASQWQKAGTQTYRLPGFHGMSTVRKVMPQEPSDDNWSSSDLGTAPERTIPTCRAIKDSSNSAKTSNDFQEMESEREVEDHSPHLRSSSSPVTYEKLMNLMHTYFEAINTSDPVSPAEPSMVSPPGAKSCRANSPNLQSFNASAKGSDSTASQCGSAHSSPNSPVINWPVLDSGRHYEHIAHCTWSDSDEESEN
- the LOC117403736 gene encoding uncharacterized protein LOC117403736 isoform X2; translation: MPFINVEVVIHRINGKVRHTRTVDIGSLHEAHKAGNTGMTANLVEPGGEKRQRELEPDIQSIGKRLRRGVLAPPERILGTPPAGDRMRGITVPGLREEDLLYHSRRDDESSSNPSIVVRSSLNCGVSLCLNGGTCVPNPVSSLGFFCMCIPSRAGEFCEKSVGGVISYSALALIITGVILILILVLVSCCAIFGLYIKERDRLIRSLMEKGSALGFCSGERPTSQPLNPVSQSHLREHQEYSKQSGRSSNAPASKPNAQPATSSVIQSYKPSTATPSSAKQPMPGTNTEMASQWQKAGTQTYRLPGFHGMSTVRKVMPQEPSDDNWSSSDLGTAPERTIPTCRAIKDSSNSAKTSNDFQEMESEREVEDHSPHLRSSSSPVTYEKLMNLMHTYFEAINTSDPVSPAEPSMVSPPGAKSCRANSPNLQSFNASAKGSDSTASQCGSAHSSPNSPVINWPVLDSGRHYEHIAHCTWSDSDEESEN